The sequence TTCACTCGGAAGTTCACCTACTCTCAAAACCTGCTCCCAACTCACCGCCCAGAGGGCCAAGTGGCTAACGGGATCTTCGCCTCCGTATAAATCGGCGGCACGCGATAATGCTGAAACGCTCGTGCGCCAACTGGTGACATCGGGCTTAAACCCTTTGGAAAGACCATGTAAGTCGGACGACTCAACATCATTCGCTGGAAAAGCATTCGATTTATTCCAACGCCGATAAGGCACGTAGCACAACAGTCCGTGCACTAGATCTTGGGCAATTTTTTCACGTTCAATACTGTCGGGGTTAACTACAAGAACATAGGCCAGTAGAAACACTTTGATATCTTTTTGGCCATTTTCAATAATTTTGAGTTCGCCGGTGCCAACGGTCGATATGAAGATGGCTGGCGTGTTCGCATGAATGGCGGCGAGATCTGTTGTTTCGATATGCCCTGCCAAGGGTTTGCAGTCACGTAGTGTATCGCCGAATTGCAATGCAATATCGGAGGCAATGCCCTCAATAAAGTCAGCTATTTCAGACATTCAATCTCTCCCTTCTTCGCCCTACACTGCGTCCGGCAATTAGCCATTGACGATAAGGCTGGCGATGCAAAATGTCGGGCCAGTGTAGGGAATTCCGAAGGGTACAACCATTACGCTTTATTACACCAAGTGAACACTAAATAGACTTATTTGCCTGCCCAGCGCAATGTATACATTTGTTCCGTGCGTTATTAGTCATAGTGGGAATAATCACAGGTATAGATAAAGCTAAATAAATGCATTTACACATAAAAATACACATTTATAGCGGTTTGCTGAGAAAAAAGGCGATTAAAAGGCGCGTATTATTGGGGTGATTTGCGTTATTAGGGCAGGATTAATGGCGGCATGGCTTACAGTATTGCGCTAAAATTTCTCGGCTTTAGCGGCTAAGGTCTCATCAAAAAGTGGTATCTGCTTTTCACCTTCCATGCAATCGAGCGTAGAGAAATCTATAGCGCTCAACCACTGATCCAGCGCCGTGACCGATCCAATACGGGTTTCAGGTTTTTTAGACAAGGCCTTTTTTAATAAACGACACACAGGGTGAGCCAATACCGAATAGGGATAATTAACTTCGTTTGGTAGCAGTTGTTGGTAACATATTTCAGCATAGGTTCCGCCCATGAAGGCAGGACGGCCCACTAAACACTCATATAACAGCAATCCCCACGAATAGATATCCGAACGCACGGTTGCAAGCTCACCTCTTAACTGTTCAGGCGAAAGGTAGAGTGGTGAGCCCATAGTGTCGGAAGAAAGGGTTAGCTGTTCTGTGGCGTTTTCTCGTTCGGCCGTTAGCCAACAACTGGCACCGAAATCAAGTAGCTTGATTTCAGGTAGGCCCGCAACAAAACGGACCATGATGTTACTGGGCTTTAAGTCGCGGTGAATAATACCCAACTGATGCGCCTTACCCAGTGCTCGCAATACTTGGCCCATTATCTCAACGACCGTACCGATAGGTATAGGTGTATTGGTGTTTAAGAGTTCCCGGAGGTTAACACCTGAAATGTATTCAAACACGGCATACATTTCCCCTTGCTCACTCTCTCCATGATCAAGATATTGCACAACATTTGGGTGCTGCAAGTTTCGACAAATGGCTATTTCTTTTATGAATCGTTTACGGCGGTTATCGGCACCTCGCTTCGTGCCGGCTTTCAATATTTTAAGCGCAACAGGTTGTTGCGACGAAAGATGGTACGCAAGATAGACCTCACCAAATGCACCTTCACCTATAAGCTGCTGGAGCTCGTAACGCGCTACCATACGTTTTGGGTACAACTCATTATCACGTGCACTTTGCGTTGTCGTCATAGCAAGGGTAATAAAGTTGCGCCGCCAGGCCTGTGGTTAGAGGAATGCGTTCTTTGAGCAGGGAAGTATTGTTTAAAATTTCGCTCTCGACGACTATTAATCGGTACCGTCCAACTTATCTTACCGCGACCGACCCAAAGCAACGCACTAAATTTAGGGTTTGCGTCCATTCTGGCGAGCTGGTTTGCTAATAATAGTCAAAATACTATGTGCCTTAACGCAGTACACCTAACACGCTAATCAACCCTCAGACTTTTTTCGTTTGTTATACCACGCTGCAAAGCGCAGTCTTACGAGGTGTAATTGAAAATGCCATTTCGCCCAACCTAACCATTCCTCTGCGGCGCTCTATTATCTTATCGGGCATAAACCCGTTATTAAGAGCATCACAGATTTGCTTTCGCGCTCGAAAAATCTGAATATTTATGTGTGCGACTTCGAGCGCGAGCATATCCGAAAGCTCCTCCATGGCAATCCAACCACGCTCTGAACTCACAATACCGGCTTCAGCATCGGTTTGCCATTTCCGAGCAAGTGTCAGGGTTAGGAAGTGGTGGGTACGTTCACCAAGGTCCATTACACGACTTTCGTAGATCAACTTAACCACAACGTGCTCTTCATTCAGGCTGCAGTTAAAACGTAACGTTATCGCATCGTTAGACGCTAGGGTTTTGCGGTCATATTGCTGTGTTAGTTCCCAGTTTTTCATGTGCCAAAATGTCCATGTAGCCCGTCCAACACAGAGAATTTGACCGTGCTCTAACCGCTGATAGTGCTCCGCACGCTCTACCCACCATTCATCAACACCTCGCTGGTGTATAAAAACCCCTGGCGCCAGTTGCAACGGTAGAATAGGGGCGTCTTCCAGTAAAATGACACGCTTCAGCTTGCCCAGGCTACCAGCGTTTTCCACATACGGTACTAAACACGCCTGTGGCGGAGAACCATCGCATAGGGTTAGCTGATTTTCCGTGGGTGACGCAAGTGAGAGGCGATCATTAACACGTAAAATAGCATCATGGCGGTTGCTTAGCTTCTCACCATTAAGCCAGGTACCGTTTTTGCTCATATCCCGAATGTGCCAATCGCCGCGACTCCAACGAATAGTAAGATGCTCACTGGAAATGGTCGGTTCACTAAGGGCGGGGTGTCGGCGGCCAATCACGTGATGGCACATAAGAGGCGCTAACGCCCCTGTTGTATTAAATTTAATAATGGCCATTTCGCTAATCTCTTTTTTCGTGCAGTAGGGCTGAGGGCGAGAATAGTACGCAAATTTACTGCAAGGCAAGTGCTCACCTGTTGCGATGTGAATTAAATAAAAAACTTATTATATTGGTGGCACTTAAAAAATCACCGGCGCCTAATTCATTATTATAGGCTGTCATTAACCTTAAGAATTTTAGGGTTTATCCAGAGCGTTCGCTCTACAGGCAAACACCAAACATTACAGTTCTCACCGCTAAATAACGTGATGGTGGGGCTCGTTAACCGTATAGTTGTAGCACTCCAAAAATTTGTCTATGCTCCGCTTCAATTCATTCACTACGCTCACTATAAGGGCATTAAATGGCTTTAACACAATCAACTATGATGCCACTTCAGCATAAGGCTCCCGATTTTTCACTGCCCTCCACCGACGGTGAGCAATTGTCGTTGCAAGACTTCGACCGCTACAAGGCGTTGGTTGTACTCTTTATCTGCAATCATTGCCCTTATGTTATCCATATCGCACCTGCGTTGGCGGCTCTAGCGAAAGCGTATAAGACAAAGGGCATTGGATTTGTCGCCATCAATAGTAATGACGCTTCTCAGTACGAGAGTGATAATTTCGAAAACATGAAGGCGGAAAAAAGCAAGCAGGGTTACGATTTTCCTTATTTGTTTGACGAAACACAATCCGTTGCGCACGCCTATAGCGCAGCCTGTACGCCGGATATTTATGTCTTTGACCAACATCGAAAACTTGTTTATCGCGGGCAGTTTGACGACTCTCGCCCCCATAGAATTTCGTCCGGTAACTACGACTCCCTTCAGTCACCCTCTACCGGTAGCGATCTTAAAAACGTGTTAGATCTATTACTCGACAATAAGGCGGTGCCCGATGTGCAAATTCCCTCTATGGGGTGCAACATTAAGTGGAAGGACGGTAACGCACCTGATTATTTTGGTTAGGCATTGGTTACGCTGTTTTATAGGTAGCAGAATCGCCCGCTATTGTTCAAAGAATCTTTGGTAAATGACCTAGCTTTTGCTGATACACAACCGCCATTCGGCTATTGGACGATAGCACCGGTTTGAGAAAGGTTTTCTATAGTTACGAAAACGCCCGCCTGTTCACACAAAAACAGGCGGGCGTTTTTCGTTTTATTCTACAGTTACGGATTTGGCCAAGTTACGCGGTTGGTCGACATCAGTACCCTTGATGATGGCAACATAGTACGACAACAACTGTAGTGGAATAGTGTAGAGAATTGGGGCTAACCACTGGTGAATATACGGCACGTTAATGACTCGCATGGTGTCATCACTGTCGAACTTGGCGTTGTCGTCAGCAAATACATACAAAATACCGCCACGCGCACGCACTTCTTCAACGTTAGATTTTAGTTTTTCCAACAAATCATTATTCGGTGCCACTACAATAATAGGCATATCGGCATCAATAAGCGCAAGCGGGCCATGCTTTAATTCGCCTGCAGCGTAGGCTTCTGCGTGAATGTAGGATATTTCTTTTAGTTTTAACGCGCCTTCCATCGCAATAGGGTATTGGTCGCCGCGACCTAAAAAGAGTGCGTGGTGCTTATCAGCAAATTCTTCCGCAAGGGCTTCAATACTTTCTGCTAAACCTAGTGACTCTTCTAGTTTGGCCGGTAAGCTTTTCATGGCTTCTGTTAGTTCTTGTTGAACCGCATCAGACATTCCGTTGTATTTACCGAGCGCCATCACCAACATGGCCAAGCCAACCAATTGAGTGGTGAACGCTTTTGTGGAGGCAACGCCAATTTCAGCTCCAGCGCGTGTCATAAACGCCAAATCGGATTCGCGCACCAAGGAAGAACCGGCAACGTTACAAATAGTAAGGCTCCCCAAATAACCGAGTTCTTTGGCTAAACGCAGTGCCGCCAATGTATCAGCCGTTTCGCCCGATTGTGAGATGGTAATGAGCAAGCTATCGGGCTGTACAAACGATTTTCGGTAGCGAAATTCTGACGCAATTTCAATATTGCAACTTACGCCAGCCAGTTCTTCTAGCCAATAACGGGCAACCATACCCGAATGGTAGCTGGTACCACAGGCAACAATTTGTACGTGTTTAACTTTTTTGAACAGTTCGGCAGCACCATTACCAAACGTCTCGTCGAGCACGGACGTTTCACTTAAACGGCCCTCTAAAGTGTTGGTAACACAATGGGGTTGCTCGTGAATTTCTTTAAGCATGTAATGGCGATACTGACCTTTATCGCCGGCATCGTAACTTACGTTTGACTCGTGAATTTCACGTTCAACCACGTTACCCGCCTTATCAAAAATAATCACGGATTTGCGCGTAATTTCTGCAACATCACCTTCTTCTAAAAAGATGAAACGGCGCGTAACAGGCAAGAGTGCCAACTGATCCGACGCAATAAAGTTTTCGCCAATGCCCAAACCAATGACTAAGGGGCTGCCCGAACGTGCAACAATAACGCGCGACGGGTCATTTTTATCCATAATAACGGTGCCGTAAGCGCCGTCTAATTGCACAACCGCAGATCTTACGGCGGCCAATAAATTTTCAGCGGTTTGTAATTCTAAATCGACAAGGTGGGCAATGACTTCCGTATCGGTTTCAGATTCAAAATGATAACCGTCGCCTTGAAGTTTTTTACGCAACGGCGCGTGGTTTTCGATAATACCATTATGCACTACGGCAATTTTTTCACAGGAAACATGCGGGTGGGCGTTACGCTCACTTGGCTCACCGTGAGTTGCCCAACGGGTATGCGCAATACCAGTACCACCAGGTGTTGGGTTTAGTGTAACCGCATCCGCTAGCTCTTTTACTTTACCTAGACGTCGTAAACGTTGCAGCTCACCTTCGTTATTGATAACCGCCACACCGGCAGAATCGTAACCACGGTATTCAAGCCGACGCAGGCCTTCAATTAATATTTCGACAACATCCCGCTGCGCTACTGCGCCTACTATTCCGCACATGTGCTTTTCCTTACTCGTTTAAGTTCAATACTGTTGATAGTTACAATTTTGCGCACACGACGGTAACGCCCTGTGCTTGAATTTCGTGCTTGATATCCGCTGGCAGAGCATCATCCGTTACCAGCAGATCGACGTCTTTCCAGCCTAATTCTAGGTTATGTATTTTTCGGCCTATTTTGTCCGACTCCGCCATGACGACAACTTCCCTCGCCACTTCTGCCATGACACGGCTAAGGCTATAGAGCTCGTTATACGTTGTGGTGCCACGTTTCGGGTCGATGCCATCGGCACCTATAAACAACTGATCGAAATCATATGCTCGTAACACTTCTTCGGCTAACTGGCCTTGAAACGCTTCGGACTGAGGGTCCCAGCTACCACCGGTCATTAGCAGTGTAGGTTCGTTTTCCAGCTCTCTTAACGCATTAGCCACATCGAGTGAATTCGTCATAACGACTAAGCCTAGCTTGTTTGCCAATTCTGGTAATAATGCGGCGGTAGTTTGGCCAGCATCAATAATAATACGGTTATGATCACGAATTAGCTCCGCTGCAGCTTTCGCAATTGATTGCTTTCGTTTTGAAACTTCTTCTACTGCCTCGGCAGAGGTAACCGCTTCGAGCTCTTTCGGGATTGGAATGGCGCCGCCGTATTTACGCAACAACAGCCCACTGGCCTCTAGTGCGGCTAGATCTTTACGAATGGTCACTTCGGAGGTTTCGTTAATGGCCGCTAACACTTCTACACTCACCTCACCTTCGGCATTTAGCTTGTCGATAATACTGCGACGACGCTGCTGAGTGTTTCGTTTATGCATTACATTCGGCCCGTTAAGTTTCGTTTCGAAAGTTA is a genomic window of Teredinibacter purpureus containing:
- the glmS gene encoding glutamine--fructose-6-phosphate transaminase (isomerizing) → MCGIVGAVAQRDVVEILIEGLRRLEYRGYDSAGVAVINNEGELQRLRRLGKVKELADAVTLNPTPGGTGIAHTRWATHGEPSERNAHPHVSCEKIAVVHNGIIENHAPLRKKLQGDGYHFESETDTEVIAHLVDLELQTAENLLAAVRSAVVQLDGAYGTVIMDKNDPSRVIVARSGSPLVIGLGIGENFIASDQLALLPVTRRFIFLEEGDVAEITRKSVIIFDKAGNVVEREIHESNVSYDAGDKGQYRHYMLKEIHEQPHCVTNTLEGRLSETSVLDETFGNGAAELFKKVKHVQIVACGTSYHSGMVARYWLEELAGVSCNIEIASEFRYRKSFVQPDSLLITISQSGETADTLAALRLAKELGYLGSLTICNVAGSSLVRESDLAFMTRAGAEIGVASTKAFTTQLVGLAMLVMALGKYNGMSDAVQQELTEAMKSLPAKLEESLGLAESIEALAEEFADKHHALFLGRGDQYPIAMEGALKLKEISYIHAEAYAAGELKHGPLALIDADMPIIVVAPNNDLLEKLKSNVEEVRARGGILYVFADDNAKFDSDDTMRVINVPYIHQWLAPILYTIPLQLLSYYVAIIKGTDVDQPRNLAKSVTVE
- a CDS encoding serine/threonine-protein kinase, which gives rise to MTTTQSARDNELYPKRMVARYELQQLIGEGAFGEVYLAYHLSSQQPVALKILKAGTKRGADNRRKRFIKEIAICRNLQHPNVVQYLDHGESEQGEMYAVFEYISGVNLRELLNTNTPIPIGTVVEIMGQVLRALGKAHQLGIIHRDLKPSNIMVRFVAGLPEIKLLDFGASCWLTAERENATEQLTLSSDTMGSPLYLSPEQLRGELATVRSDIYSWGLLLYECLVGRPAFMGGTYAEICYQQLLPNEVNYPYSVLAHPVCRLLKKALSKKPETRIGSVTALDQWLSAIDFSTLDCMEGEKQIPLFDETLAAKAEKF
- a CDS encoding DeoR/GlpR family DNA-binding transcription regulator, with translation MHKRNTQQRRRSIIDKLNAEGEVSVEVLAAINETSEVTIRKDLAALEASGLLLRKYGGAIPIPKELEAVTSAEAVEEVSKRKQSIAKAAAELIRDHNRIIIDAGQTTAALLPELANKLGLVVMTNSLDVANALRELENEPTLLMTGGSWDPQSEAFQGQLAEEVLRAYDFDQLFIGADGIDPKRGTTTYNELYSLSRVMAEVAREVVVMAESDKIGRKIHNLELGWKDVDLLVTDDALPADIKHEIQAQGVTVVCAKL
- a CDS encoding thioredoxin family protein; its protein translation is MALTQSTMMPLQHKAPDFSLPSTDGEQLSLQDFDRYKALVVLFICNHCPYVIHIAPALAALAKAYKTKGIGFVAINSNDASQYESDNFENMKAEKSKQGYDFPYLFDETQSVAHAYSAACTPDIYVFDQHRKLVYRGQFDDSRPHRISSGNYDSLQSPSTGSDLKNVLDLLLDNKAVPDVQIPSMGCNIKWKDGNAPDYFG
- a CDS encoding FHA domain-containing protein, whose protein sequence is MAIIKFNTTGALAPLMCHHVIGRRHPALSEPTISSEHLTIRWSRGDWHIRDMSKNGTWLNGEKLSNRHDAILRVNDRLSLASPTENQLTLCDGSPPQACLVPYVENAGSLGKLKRVILLEDAPILPLQLAPGVFIHQRGVDEWWVERAEHYQRLEHGQILCVGRATWTFWHMKNWELTQQYDRKTLASNDAITLRFNCSLNEEHVVVKLIYESRVMDLGERTHHFLTLTLARKWQTDAEAGIVSSERGWIAMEELSDMLALEVAHINIQIFRARKQICDALNNGFMPDKIIERRRGMVRLGEMAFSITPRKTALCSVV